Proteins found in one Salvia splendens isolate huo1 chromosome 10, SspV2, whole genome shotgun sequence genomic segment:
- the LOC121753266 gene encoding putative elongation factor TypA-like SVR3, chloroplastic, translating into MDMAIGARPSSKPILLSSTNFNSVKGSSTNAPSWLKRQFLGCPLSIKTNSKILTSHLRNSVKCSVSEAATEKKRQLVRREGIRNIAIVAHVDHGKTTLVDAMLRQSKVFRDNQFMQERIMDSNDLERERGITILSKNTSITYKDTKINIIDTPGHSDFGGEVERILNMVEGVLLVVDSVEGPMPQTRFVLKKALEFGHSVIVVINKIDRPSARPEFVINSTFELFIELNATDEQCDFQVIYASGLKGQAGLSPENLSDDLGPLFETVVRCIPGPQIAKDGSLQMLATNIEYDEHKGRIAIGRLHAGMLRKGMDVRICTSEDACRFGRVSELFVYEKFFRVPTELVEAGDICAVCGIDDIQIGETIADKATGKPLPSIKVEEPTVRMAFSINVSPFVGREGKYVTSRNLRDRLYRELERNLAMKVEDGETSDTFIVSGRGTLHITILIENMRREGYEFMVGPPKVINKTVNDKLLEPFEIAIVEVPEEYVGPVVELLGRRRGHMIDMQGTGSEGTAFMKYRIPTRGLLGLRNSILTVTRGTAVLNTIFDEYGSWAGDISTRDLGSLVAFEDGTSTSYALASSQDRGQMFIGPGVDVYKGQIIGIHQRPGDLSLNVCKKKAATNIRSNKDQTVVLDSPMEYSLDDCIEYIQEDELVEVTPLSIRMCKNPKMTKKSR; encoded by the exons ATGGATATGGCTATTGGTGCCCGCCCCTCTTCCAAACCTATTCTCCTATCGTCTACCAACTTCAATTCCGTTAAAGGAAGCTCCACCAATGCCCCTTCTTGGCTCAAAAGGCAATTTCTCGGTTGCCCTTTATCTATTAAGACGAATTCCAAGATTTTGACCTCCCATCTTCGGAATTCTGTCAAATGCTCTGTTTCTGAAGCTGCCACAG AGAAGAAGAGGCAGTTAGTAAGAAGAGAAGGCATTCGAAATATAGCAATTGTTGCTCATGTTGATCATGGGAAGACTACACTGGTTGATGCTATGTTGAGGCAATCCAAG GTTTTTCGGGATAACCAGTTCATGCAGGAGAGAATAATGGATTCTAACGATCTGGAGCGTGAAAGGGGAATAACGATTCTTAGCAAGAATACATCTATTACGTATAAGGATACGAAGATTAATATCATTGATACTCCAGGTCATTCTGACTTTGGAGGTGAAGTGGAGCGCATTCTTAACATGGTGGAAGGAGTTCTTTTAGTG GTAGATTCTGTTGAGGGTCCAATGCCGCAGACAAGATTTGTCCTGAAGAAGGCTCTTGAATTTGGCCATTCGGTCATTGTTGTCATCAATAAAATCGACAGGCCCTCTGCTCGTCCAGAGTTTGTCATAAATTCGACTTTTGAATTGTTTATTGAGCTGAACGCAACAGATGAACAG TGTGATTTCCAAGTTATATATGCGAGTGGCCTCAAAGGACAGGCAGGACTTTCTCCAGAAAACCTATCTGACGACCTTGGACCCCTTTTCGAGACCGTTGTCCGATGCATACCTGGACCACAAATTGCCAAAGATGGTTCTCTTCAAATGCTT GCTACAAATATCGAATATGATGAACATAAAGGGCGCATTGCTATTGGCCGTCTGCATGCTGGGATGTTGCGGAAAGGAATGGATGTGCGG ATTTGTACCTCTGAGGATGCATGCAGGTTTGGTCGAGTAAGTGAGCTGTTTGTGTACGAAAAGTTCTTCCGAGTTCCTACTGAACTAGTCGAGGCCGGTGACATTTGTGCTGTTTGTGGCATTGATGATATTCAG ATTGGAGAGACGATTGCAGACAAAGCCACGGGGAAGCCATTGCCCTCCATTAAGGTCGAAGAACCTACAGTGAGAATGGCTTTCTCAATCAACGTATCACCATTCGTGGGCCGTGAG GGGAAGTATGTCACCAGTAGAAACCTACGAGATAGGCTATACCGTGAACTTGAGCGGAATTTGGCAATGAAAGTTGAAGACGGTGAAACTTCTGATACATTTATTGTCAGCGGGCGTGGTACTCTACATATCACAATTTTAATCGAGAACAT GCGTAGAGAAGGATATGAGTTCATGGTGGGTCCGCCCAAGGTTATCAACAAAACAGTGAACGACAAGTTGTTGGAACCGTTTGAG ATTGCTATTGTAGAGGTACCAGAAGAATATGTGGGGCCCGTAGTAGAACTTCTTGGTAGACGGCGTGGACATATGATCGATATGCAAGGAACTGG GTCGGAAGGGACGGCCTTCATGAAATATAGGATACCAACAAGGGGCCTCCTCGGGCTGAGAAATTCAATTCTCACTGTAACTCGAGGCACAGCAGTTCTGAACACAATATTTGAcgaatatggttcttgggccgGTGATATCAGTACCCGCGATCTGGGTTCTTTG GTTGCTTTTGAGGATGGAACGAGTACATCCTACGCCCTTGCAAGTTCACAAGACCGAGGCCAGATGTTCATTGGACCCGGAGTTGATGTGTACAAAGGTCAGATAATCGGCATCCATCAGCGCCCAGGCGACTTATCCTTGAACGTGTGCAAGAAAAAAGCAGCCACAAACATCCGTTCAAACAAAGACCAAACAG TGGTTCTGGATTCGCCCATGGAATACAGTCTCGATGACTGCATAGAATACATTCAAGAAGACGAACTCGTTGAAGTAACCCCCTTGAGCATCCGGATGTGCAAGAACCCTAAGATGACGAAGAAATCTCGTTGA